One window of the Actinomycetota bacterium genome contains the following:
- a CDS encoding TetR/AcrR family transcriptional regulator, which translates to MTGQERREQLIGVGRKVFAERGFEAASVEEIADRAGVSKPVVYEHFGGKDGLYAVVVDLEVHRLLDALVHALSDAPHPRAAVERSVDVFLEYIDKHRDGFRILVRDAPVGTSAGTLPSLLNDVADQAQSILAAEFEARDLDPKLAPLYARALVGMVALVGEWWLETGKPEPSEVAAHLVNLAWNGLQGLDPDPLRSSRRRTRGA; encoded by the coding sequence ATGACGGGCCAGGAGCGGCGGGAGCAACTCATCGGGGTCGGCCGGAAGGTGTTCGCCGAACGGGGTTTCGAAGCCGCCTCGGTCGAGGAGATCGCCGACCGGGCCGGGGTCAGCAAGCCGGTCGTCTACGAGCACTTCGGGGGCAAGGACGGCCTGTACGCCGTGGTGGTGGACCTCGAGGTGCACCGCCTCCTCGACGCCCTGGTCCATGCGCTCAGCGACGCCCCACATCCCCGCGCCGCCGTCGAACGCAGCGTGGACGTCTTCCTCGAGTACATCGACAAACACCGGGATGGCTTCCGCATCCTCGTCCGGGACGCACCGGTGGGCACCTCGGCCGGGACGCTCCCGAGCCTGCTCAACGATGTCGCCGACCAGGCCCAGTCGATCCTCGCGGCCGAGTTCGAGGCGCGCGACCTCGACCCCAAGCTGGCGCCGCTGTACGCGCGCGCGCTCGTCGGGATGGTCGCTCTCGTGGGGGAGTGGTGGCTCGAGACCGGCAAGCCGGAGCCGAGCGAGGTCGCCGCACACCTGGTCAACCTCGCCTGGAACGGGCTCCAGGGTCTGGATCCCGACCCGCTGAGATCCTCTCGCCGCCGCACGCGGGGCGCGTAG
- a CDS encoding site-2 protease family protein, producing the protein MLLLLAVLAPSVILHEVAHGAVALRFGDPTAKEAGRLTLNPVRHVDPLGTIILPTILAVTGGAVFGWAKPVPVNPSRMRRPRDHGLVVSLAGPAVNIALAVGAALVFRAIEPEGGLGIRADEVSLRAYVVFFGLVNVVLAAFNLIPVPPLDGSAIIERFMPVRFLGPWHQVRQYSMLLVLGLVLLVPGALDTVFDVAIDLWARLL; encoded by the coding sequence GTGCTGCTCCTGCTCGCCGTGCTCGCCCCGTCGGTGATCCTGCACGAGGTGGCGCACGGCGCGGTCGCCCTGCGCTTCGGCGATCCCACCGCGAAGGAAGCCGGGCGCCTGACGCTCAACCCCGTGCGGCACGTGGATCCGCTCGGGACGATCATCCTGCCCACGATCCTCGCGGTCACCGGTGGTGCGGTCTTCGGTTGGGCCAAGCCCGTCCCGGTCAACCCCTCGCGCATGCGCCGACCGCGCGATCACGGGTTGGTCGTCAGCCTCGCTGGCCCGGCGGTGAACATCGCGCTGGCGGTCGGGGCGGCGCTCGTGTTCCGAGCCATCGAGCCCGAAGGCGGGTTGGGCATCCGTGCCGACGAGGTCAGCCTGCGTGCGTACGTGGTCTTCTTCGGCCTCGTGAACGTGGTCCTGGCGGCCTTCAACCTCATCCCCGTCCCGCCCCTCGACGGCTCCGCCATCATCGAACGGTTCATGCCCGTCCGTTTCCTCGGACCGTGGCACCAGGTCCGCCAGTACTCGATGCTGCTGGTCCTCGGTCTGGTGCTACTCGTCCCCGGCGCACTCGACACCGTGTTCGACGTCGCCATCGACCTGTGGGCTCGCCTGCTCTGA